The Setaria viridis chromosome 2, Setaria_viridis_v4.0, whole genome shotgun sequence DNA window CCTGCATCAACAACGGCACCACGGCGGCGCTCCGCTCGGCCACGCATACCATCCCGGTGACCAGCCTGTCGGtggcgccgctgccggaggCCAGGGTGATGCTACCGGTGGCCTACAAGTGCTACAGCCCGGACGGCTACTCCGTCAAATATTCCAACGGGCATGTGGACCTGAGCGCGCACGGCGTGTACCGCATCTCCGACGCCCGGAACATGTTCGTGGTGCTCGGGTGCAACACCGGGGCCTTCACCATGAACTccggcgtcgacgacggcgacgtcggCCGCTACCGCTACCAGTACTACATGGGCTGCTTCACCTACTGCAGAGGCCCCGGGAGCCCCAGGGACGGCAGGTGCGCCAGCGTCGGCTGCTGCCACGTCGACATCCCGCCGGGCCTCACCGACAACGCCGTCTACTTCGAGCAATGGCCGCACAACGGCATGGAGCACAGCCCCTGCGACATTGCCTTCCTCGTCGACAAGGATGGCTACGAATTCCGGGCGTCCGACCTGCACATGGACGTGAGCCGGAGCAGCATGCCGGTGTGGCTGGACTGGGCCATccgcgaggacgacgacgccctGTCCTGCGCGGCCGCGAAGGGAAGTGCGGGGTACGCCTGCGTCGGTGTCAACAGTGAGTGCGTCGACTCCGTCAACGGGCCTGGTTACTTCTGCAGATGCAAGCAAGGCTTCGAGGGCAACCCTTACAAAGATGAAGACGGATGCACCGGTAAGTAGCTGTTCCATATTTATTCTTTCAAGTTTCAAGCTTGTTATTATATATCCTAAATCAAATTCCTGTTTAATTCTGGTGCTCCGGTGGAAATTTGTAGTAGATGTGATTATTATTTCAATGGATGAATAAAAGCTTCTTTTATATTGAAAAAGGGTGGTTCAGAGAAGTTTGTATGAAAAGTGAAATAATatatgaagtccatgctcgtAACTCTGTAGACCATCATCCATACATCATCTTTCATAAGTATTGGAGCATTATTTTCGTTATCTATTCTAACATGGAGCACCATTGCATTTGCATCAGATTATTCTGAAGTAATAGAGAGTCGTGCGGTTGGACTCGAGGAGGAACTTGTTGCACGGGACGAACAGAGCCCTCATGAGGTTGAACAAGGCAAGCATCTAACATGTTAATCCCATATGATGCAATATGTCATATATGTTTGACGCAAATATTGTTGCAGTGTACACAGTAGATATATCTGCTATTGTGCATCTGCATTGTAGTTGCATTTAGGTTTAGGCTTAGCTAGTGTGGATTATCCTTGTTGCACAGCCTTCCTTGGCATGCTGGAAATTCACACTCCATGTTTTACCTTACCTTACCTAGTAATAATGGTTATGCCAATCGtagaaatttttaaaaaaaatcatgttgccTGAAATATGGATGACTTAGATGGAATTGGTACAAACATGGTTGAGAGCTAGATGCATGAGGCTCTGACCCAAACAAAAGATATTCTATCGTAATATCAAACGACGTACGAGAATAAGTGCATCCAGTGTAGAATCCATATGAAATGAAGGAAATAGATAACGGCAGTACGAACATCAACACATGTTATGGTAGGACAGAGTTCGAATTAAATCCATCAAGAAGCATGTGCAGCAGTGATATTAACCAAAATTAATCAATATTATAGTAAAGCCCATACAGATTATAAACATAAGATAATAGCATGGATATGCTGACAATTGGATTCTCAGCCACGCAAGGATTACCCTGCTAGTTACAAATGCTTAACCAATGTCAAAAAGGTGAACTTGCCGTGGTTTTATTCTGATGATGCTAGCTCCTTTCATTTTATAATAATGATTAAATGCTTTATGCTTGTAACACCTTAATTTTCATCATTTTGCAAGTTAATAAAAATTAGTTAGAACTTTTCTCTAGATTTTGTTTGAGTTCGTTTAAGGCCTTAAGGATTCTTTGTGAATTTATTAAAatcttttttctaaaattaacttAATGAACCATAGGTttatgtgtgttgcattcatgctggttgTATTTCTTATTCTGCCGGCAACACACGAGCAGATCACACCGAAGGGTCAAGAAGATAAGCTATTTTTGCAGTTTAGCCCTCGAAGAAATAGGAAATCCCGATAGAAAATTTGTGTCTTGTAAGTTTTGCAAAAAGGTCCTCAAAAAGTTTAGATTTTTTGTGGTTCAGGCTGTCTTTAAGCTTTTGCACGTTAGCCCTCGAGTTTCTACGAAATTAGGTTTAGGTCCTCGATTTCTTGAAGTTAAGCCCCTGAAAGTTTAGTTTGCTTGCAGTTATgcccctgaaacttgtttagctcatatatTTTGCGTTTTAACTCCGTTTTGAGTTATTCTTTTGCTCACGCGTTCGTCTTAACGTGTATATTAGTTTTTTTACCGCTTTTCAGTACTATTtatgatgattggtgtactgttattaatttaattcatttgtttgcttgtatgtgcgtgCTCTGGATGTATCCTTTGGATGATTGTCATGAGTAGAACGAACATACCCTGAGGACATTTAAGAGTAAGGAGATGGAGACATTCTGAGCAGCAGCGGTACTGTGGATAAAGGCAagttgtgtccttgatcacaTTTTGTCCTATACAACATTTATATACGAAACATATGCTATGCATGCTTGAGtcttaatttgatgggtcctaattAAGGATTAACCTAGTTTCCATATTATCCCTTGTCAACCTAGGTTCTACTTTattgttgggtagctatgctagTTGGTATACCTGGTTTATGGTGGGAAGTAATGAACAATGATGAACTTGATTTATTTCTGCTACGAACCTTGTTAATTACAACCACTCACATgccttaattggaacatggagtgaccacccaggaaaacagtacaaccgtAAGACCAAcgggctctggtcttggcttaCTAATTAGAGACTCTTGTTTTTGgtggtcttaccgaaagggcaagaagGGATCTTGTGATGGGGTATTGCTCAGCTCCTTTGTGTGGTATTCTCTTTGTAGATACTCACCTTAGGGGAGGGTTATGCACATGCAACAATCGAAACTTTAGTGGACTACTACTCACtggggaatctttgtaaaggcctcgtagcatccctataCAGTCACACCTctaagtgcctacttttgcacagcatggttgggtctaaagttctcttgaacttttacacgacttatcgtcaaagtgtacaacctctgcagagtgtaaaactggtatatcagccgtgctcacggtcaagaatGGCCTGGACCCTaccatgataattgaacttgaagaatgaTTAACatgtgttttatttatgttcgtgatgtactcttgctcttatACTTaattgggtggtataaacttaaattctagtaaatagcttactaataaaacttgaccaacatTAAAAGTGCTTAAATGCAGTAAACCAATCAACTATTCCTTGActtggccttacactacacattttCCCACACTTGCTAAGTACCAACTATAAGTGTACTCAGACTTACTATATCTATTGTTCCGTACAAGACAAATCTATTGAAGACTTTGAAGTTTTGCTATGCGTACGTTTCTCCAGTCAACGCctgtggagttgttggagatccGGTGCTTATACTAGAGATTTTTATCTCATTTTGTGTTATGTAATCTATGTAACTCTCTCTTTACGTTATAAAGTATTTTTGATATTTACTGAAATCATcgtatgtgtgaaacttgatcctggcacacatatgatagTTATCTGGCTTTGCCTTTAAAACCGAGTGTGATAATACTAGATTCAAATGCAAGCGTGTAGCCTTCATCCTTGAATCTATCATTGGTTATAGTGTGGAGTAAATATTCTTGCGAGTACATATTCATCCTCATTTAATTTgcttttgttaaaaaaattcaGGCGAGGAGCAAGCCTATGGTTACTTTTACCCCACTGAAATTGGTGATGCTTAGAGGTGCTCATACTACACTAGCCTCAAGTAAACTTCTATATATGTCGGTAAATGGAACAACCAGGCGTTTGGTTCTCTTGAAGATTCTCATTGCAGTGTACTGAAAGTTTGCTTAGCTGGTGGACCATGTTAGTTTGTGAAGCTCATGAACCTGGTTGCAATAACTAAGACATGTAATAACTAAGTTATGTTTGGTTTGTAATCAAGTAATGGTTAAGACATGTAATAACTAAGTTTGGTTTTATTATTTAACCTTATGCGAAATTGTATGTTGTGATGATGATGTTTGTACGATACATGTGCAATAATTATTTTCCTATAAATTACCACAGTACATATATATCAGAGATCCCAGATTTTATTTAACTGAACTAATTCCAAGCTATAATGCCATTATAGAATATAGATAAGAAAGATATGAGTTGTGCCTTTGGATGTTGTGTTAAAATAAGATTATGAAAATACACAAGCTAGTCAACTCAAACTAGCTTAGAATTTGGGATAACATTATACAAAGACAATGATATGCATGGTTATATCTTAGAATTTGGGATAACATTGAAGTTAATGTAGCAGAGGCATTACTTCCACTCCTAGCACAAGGTCGCAGGTCATGCAATAAGAAGAGAATTATTTCCCTGGAGTAAGAACGATGAAACCTAGTACGATAAAATAAATAACTAGTTTCATGCCAGCGTGGTATAGCTTATAACTAGTATTGAAAAGGCTTCTTCTCTCCATAATACGTGCGGGTAGTAATCTTCAATATGATCTCCTGTGTTATAGTGATGGAACCATCAGAAGTTGGGACTTTATGGTTCATGGACTTTGATTCAGAAACAGTATTGGCAAATTTGTGAAGCCTAAATATAGATGCCACCAAAACCATGATTATACAATCAATTTAGAGATAATATGACCAGGTCGACCTCCAAATTCAAACTATTGTACTATACTATAAGATATAATATGACCATGAAGGAATGATTATTAAGATGATGGTGGATATATGCTTATATGGCTAGACTATTTTGATAGAACTTAAATATATTTGACAGGGGAATGACGTAAATAACTATAGGTTGGGTCGATAATCAAAATTAATGAACAACAGGATGATTGTTTAACTCACTTTGAACAATCTTTACATTGCCATTTCATTCCAGAGCTTCAACTCAgcataccccccccccccccaatctgTTAGGATTTCAAATGGAAAGAATTTATGTCCATTTTCCATATACAAAATGGGTGGATATAATGTTTGATGTGTGGGAAGTGGTTATAGTgaattcttctaattagtaaATTATCAAAGGGAAAATGAACTCATCCAACTTGTTAAGCACAACAACCTTCCATTTTTCAACACCTGGCCATAGCTAAGGGGTTAAAATGGGTGGATGGTTACTTTGATTTGGATTCCGATATGGATAGTATTAGATAAAAGTACGCGCATATAGTTTAGTCAATGGATATCGATTAAATACACAACGAGCTATATAGATATTTTTTCCAGCTACTAAGTAAAAGAAGCAGATACAAAAAGATTTATCCATTGCTTCAAAGTATGCATTTTATATTAAGCATTAAGTTAACATTAtcaaaaagaaattaaaacacAAATTTTACACAATTAtctcaaattaaaaaaataaaatgttgaCTAATCTAAGCATTTgcatctttttatttatttagatTTTTAACAGTATTTAGTTAGATAGGATTCAAATATGTTATATTAGATTCGATAAaaaattttacaatattttagttatttttattttagattTTCTTTTATAGACTTTACTTGTATTTTTTGTATGTTTAAGCAAAGTCAATTTtcattataatatttttaaatttattttataattttttagcattaataaaatcttgaattttatttttctagctATCTTTTTATAATTGAGCTGCATGACCCAAATACCGGTGATATGGGGTCTATTATTCACATAGAATCCAATACATAATCGGATATATATCCATCTCATATGCATATTAGATATCCGATCTTGAGTAC harbors:
- the LOC117846394 gene encoding wall-associated receptor kinase 4; translation: MSPALSLLPALLLAAATAAAAEPECPTKCGDVDIPYPFGIGPGCSRSKGFEISCINNGTTAALRSATHTIPVTSLSVAPLPEARVMLPVAYKCYSPDGYSVKYSNGHVDLSAHGVYRISDARNMFVVLGCNTGAFTMNSGVDDGDVGRYRYQYYMGCFTYCRGPGSPRDGRCASVGCCHVDIPPGLTDNAVYFEQWPHNGMEHSPCDIAFLVDKDGYEFRASDLHMDVSRSSMPVWLDWAIREDDDALSCAAAKGSAGYACVGVNSECVDSVNGPGYFCRCKQGFEGNPYKDEDGCTDYSEVIESRAVGLEEELVARDEQSPHEVEQDEEDSMGAAADEDPCKNFPVACYIKCLRPGGCNKCCKAAGFLRGECVGWDCYCCRGEASDVIATARPPAVN